A window from Cellvibrio zantedeschiae encodes these proteins:
- a CDS encoding glycoside hydrolase family 2 protein: MKTPSPQFLKIGLVIALASLISACSHEEKAPPLASETLFNSDWQFAKSDTAADLASGSALTGWEKVQLPHTTEVESLVVTNQWQGDAWYKKTITADASWKNKPVFIRFDAAMNAAEVFLNGKKIASHLGGYLPLTVDLTTELKFDTPNELVVHLDNRDNPITGPKPLKDLDFNTYGGLYRNVHLIVKNDVYISDAVAADKVAGGGIFVTYPEVTEGKASINVKTNVVNSSAAEKTVYISQQLFDGDKLVTEVKNEPLKIATKTDANLEHQLSVTTPKLWSPQSPNLYNLVTQVFDGKNLVEKKETRIGIREFTFTTDHQLLINGKKTFLRGVNRHQEYPYVGYATSDAADYRDAVLIKSAGFDYVRLSHYPHSPAFMAAADELGLVLLDSVLGWQYFSEDAAFQAQVQQTCRDLIRRDRNHASVLAWECSLNESWMTEPFIDSLTKIIHEEYPGKNVYSAGWQEYGYDIYLQARQHRLEHYKTPTKPYNVSEYGDWEYYAMNAGLNQTAWANLLQADRSSRQLLGDGEKRLLQQAANIQEAHNDNLASTPAYSDGYWVMFDYNRGYSPDLESSGVMSIERLPKYSYYFYQSQRDIDEQSNKFASGPMVFIASEWNEKSTLDVRVFSNADQVELFLNGESLGKQKPDANKNTTNLKHPPFTFKVKEFRAGELKAIAYVGEKAVIEHKVTTAGKATQVKLSIDANGMAPQAGVKDVVFVRAQLRDAAGNITHDNGVPVTFSVSGDAKLVSPAEIKSIDGVSSALIEVGSNIAGVKIKAEAKELAAGETSL, translated from the coding sequence ATGAAAACACCATCACCACAATTTTTAAAAATCGGCTTGGTCATAGCGCTTGCCAGTTTAATCAGCGCCTGCAGCCACGAAGAAAAAGCTCCACCACTTGCAAGTGAAACGCTTTTTAACAGCGATTGGCAATTCGCAAAATCTGATACTGCAGCCGACCTCGCAAGCGGTAGCGCTTTGACGGGTTGGGAAAAAGTTCAACTACCCCATACAACTGAGGTTGAATCCTTAGTAGTGACTAATCAATGGCAAGGCGACGCCTGGTATAAGAAAACCATCACCGCCGATGCAAGCTGGAAAAACAAACCTGTTTTTATTCGCTTCGATGCCGCCATGAATGCCGCCGAAGTATTTTTAAACGGCAAAAAAATCGCCAGTCACCTTGGTGGTTATTTACCGCTTACTGTAGATCTAACCACTGAATTAAAGTTTGATACACCCAACGAATTGGTTGTGCATTTGGATAACCGCGATAATCCGATAACAGGCCCAAAACCCTTAAAAGATTTGGACTTTAATACTTACGGCGGCTTGTATCGCAATGTGCATTTGATTGTTAAAAATGATGTGTATATCAGCGATGCTGTCGCTGCAGACAAAGTAGCCGGTGGCGGAATTTTTGTAACTTATCCGGAAGTCACCGAAGGAAAAGCCAGCATTAATGTAAAAACCAATGTCGTTAACAGCAGTGCGGCGGAGAAAACTGTCTACATTAGCCAGCAACTATTTGATGGTGACAAATTAGTCACAGAAGTTAAAAATGAACCCTTAAAAATTGCCACCAAAACCGATGCGAATCTGGAACATCAATTATCGGTAACCACACCTAAGCTTTGGTCGCCACAAAGCCCCAACCTTTATAATTTGGTCACTCAAGTATTTGATGGAAAAAATCTGGTGGAGAAAAAGGAAACTCGCATTGGTATTCGCGAATTTACCTTCACCACAGATCATCAATTATTGATTAACGGTAAAAAAACTTTCTTGCGCGGCGTGAATCGCCATCAGGAATATCCTTACGTTGGCTACGCAACCTCCGATGCAGCGGATTACCGCGACGCAGTGTTAATTAAATCTGCCGGTTTTGATTATGTGCGCCTGTCGCACTACCCACATTCGCCAGCCTTTATGGCAGCGGCGGACGAATTAGGTTTGGTGTTGTTGGATTCTGTATTAGGTTGGCAATATTTTTCTGAAGACGCTGCATTCCAGGCACAAGTTCAACAAACTTGCCGCGATTTAATTCGCCGCGACCGCAACCATGCTTCTGTACTTGCGTGGGAATGTTCATTAAACGAATCTTGGATGACCGAACCCTTTATTGATTCACTCACCAAAATTATTCATGAGGAGTATCCAGGTAAAAATGTTTATTCAGCGGGTTGGCAAGAATATGGTTACGATATTTATTTGCAAGCGCGTCAACACCGTTTGGAACACTACAAAACGCCAACCAAACCTTACAACGTAAGTGAGTATGGCGATTGGGAATACTATGCAATGAATGCTGGCTTGAACCAAACGGCGTGGGCAAATTTACTGCAAGCAGATCGTTCCAGCCGCCAATTATTGGGTGATGGCGAAAAACGTTTATTGCAACAAGCTGCAAACATTCAAGAGGCGCACAACGATAATCTTGCAAGCACTCCTGCCTATTCAGACGGGTACTGGGTAATGTTTGATTATAACCGCGGCTACTCGCCCGATCTGGAATCCTCTGGGGTAATGAGTATTGAGCGCCTGCCAAAATATTCTTATTACTTCTACCAAAGCCAACGCGATATCGATGAGCAATCAAACAAATTTGCCAGCGGCCCTATGGTATTTATCGCAAGCGAATGGAATGAAAAATCAACTCTGGATGTGCGTGTATTCAGCAACGCTGATCAGGTAGAGTTATTTTTAAATGGCGAATCACTAGGCAAACAAAAACCTGACGCCAATAAAAACACTACTAACTTGAAACATCCACCTTTTACTTTCAAAGTTAAAGAATTTAGAGCGGGTGAATTAAAAGCGATTGCTTACGTCGGGGAAAAGGCGGTAATCGAACACAAGGTGACGACTGCAGGCAAAGCAACTCAAGTTAAACTCAGCATTGACGCAAACGGTATGGCTCCGCAAGCAGGTGTCAAAGATGTTGTGTTTGTACGTGCACAATTGCGCGATGCCGCAGGCAATATCACCCACGACAACGGCGTGCCCGTAACTTTCAGCGTAAGTGGTGATGCAAAACTGGTTAGTCCTGCAGAGATCAAATCAATCGACGGTGTTTCCAGCGCATTGATTGAAGTAGGTAGCAATATCGCTGGAGTCAAAATTAAAGCAGAAGCCAAAGAACTCGCTGCGGGTGAAACTTCGCTTTAA
- a CDS encoding TonB-dependent receptor, whose translation MNKSKVHNRMFHLSVLSLSVIAAMTQAAESTPETEEIVITGYKGSLQSATNAKRESTALVESVFAEDIGKFADSNIAEAINRMPGVQINRDPFGEGVNVSVRGLGTSFTKVLLNGSQIAVATSGTIDTQNQNREVDLNLFPTELFTRFDIQKTPTASMLEGGISGIVNIRAARPFDYKEDGFRANLSAQDVYTELQSTHSPKISASTSWRNDEFGVLLGFSHVDKKLAANGYETIGYSNLNTSHKICGTTPGASQTLATTGGCNPSGSNNWLLAGLDQTATSPNFGNGKVPVNSGAGLVDGTIIDQAFLLAKNPGLNITQISEALMPRLGRQAYMSGTDGRTTGLASFEYRPNDQTKFYLDVMSTNVKKDVERLAMTMVGRNGSMIPLNMTLDEHNVVQSGTFANVQFFQEARPYKESAQFYNINPGAHFEFGDAHTLDIQANSSRSDWFREAPTVMVATQLNKGIYVNYTNGEVPTFDVKDANGKVDFNNPELGWGWNGGRLNISNEKRHTETDGAHADYRFGDDDNNIKFGLAYDKASRKIAGSDNSGRWEDVVCRDGLDASGNSPATGRKACNGLNPNSRVPLSQLSSYLAKGPGFITVQFDKFKEATNYFNLRDSAPEGGGSSTGASTALMEETTQGAYLEFNTMTEVVGHEMHFNVGGRYIDTDQTISGPVTIAAQPATATTPAIPEKRFYVAAPVNYNFLLPSFNATFKATDDIVLRFAASRTMTRPNPSAMLPGTNFSDPSAQNASYGNPGLSPYLSTNIDFGGEWYTGDEGYVGATFFGKQMTGFTVSNTFNVPFSQLLVGIGSTETIPFNSIGESRQAAINARGGPDVAPILVSQQVNAPGNLEIEGAELTWVQPLDFLFNGFGFNANYTHIYQRGEGAGAPAKAIGVSPETYNFTAYWEDFGASVRLTYVWNDKQTSSGPNQNGVLGAELMTDARGQLDLSTSYEFADVMGKPKVSFSVSNITNEPLRMTFAYDSATYSSFKTGYIATLGVNASF comes from the coding sequence ATGAACAAAAGCAAAGTACACAACCGGATGTTTCACTTAAGCGTGCTGAGCTTAAGTGTTATTGCAGCTATGACCCAAGCGGCGGAATCAACCCCGGAAACCGAAGAAATCGTAATCACCGGCTATAAAGGCAGCTTACAAAGTGCCACCAATGCTAAACGTGAATCTACCGCGCTGGTTGAATCGGTATTCGCGGAAGATATAGGTAAGTTTGCCGACTCAAACATCGCAGAAGCCATTAACCGCATGCCTGGCGTGCAGATTAACCGCGACCCTTTTGGTGAGGGTGTTAACGTTTCTGTGCGTGGTTTAGGTACAAGCTTTACCAAAGTGTTGCTCAACGGCTCGCAAATCGCAGTAGCAACTTCGGGCACCATTGATACCCAAAACCAAAACCGTGAAGTGGATTTGAACCTCTTCCCCACCGAATTGTTTACCCGTTTTGATATCCAGAAAACCCCAACTGCCAGCATGCTTGAAGGTGGTATTTCGGGCATTGTAAACATTCGTGCGGCGCGTCCATTTGACTATAAAGAAGATGGATTCCGTGCAAACCTAAGTGCCCAAGATGTATACACTGAGTTGCAATCCACCCACAGCCCAAAAATCTCTGCCAGTACCAGCTGGCGTAACGATGAATTTGGTGTGTTGCTCGGCTTTTCTCACGTCGACAAAAAACTAGCGGCAAATGGTTATGAAACCATTGGTTACAGCAACCTCAACACCTCACACAAAATTTGCGGTACCACCCCAGGGGCGAGCCAAACCCTGGCAACAACCGGTGGCTGTAACCCATCTGGCAGTAACAACTGGCTATTAGCCGGCCTGGACCAAACCGCAACCAGCCCCAACTTTGGTAACGGCAAGGTACCGGTAAACTCAGGCGCTGGATTGGTTGATGGCACCATCATCGACCAGGCATTTTTATTAGCGAAAAACCCGGGTTTAAATATCACTCAAATCTCCGAAGCACTTATGCCACGCCTCGGTCGTCAGGCCTATATGAGTGGTACCGACGGTCGTACCACCGGCCTGGCGTCATTTGAATATCGTCCAAACGATCAAACCAAATTCTATTTGGATGTAATGTCTACCAACGTTAAAAAGGATGTAGAGCGTTTGGCCATGACCATGGTTGGCCGCAACGGCTCCATGATTCCCCTGAACATGACCTTGGACGAGCACAACGTTGTGCAATCAGGCACTTTTGCCAACGTGCAGTTCTTCCAGGAAGCACGGCCATACAAGGAAAGCGCGCAGTTTTATAACATCAACCCCGGTGCGCATTTTGAATTTGGCGATGCTCACACCCTTGATATCCAAGCAAACAGCAGCCGCAGTGATTGGTTCCGTGAAGCGCCTACCGTTATGGTTGCAACCCAACTCAACAAAGGTATTTACGTTAACTATACCAACGGTGAAGTACCCACATTTGACGTGAAAGATGCCAACGGAAAAGTTGACTTCAACAACCCTGAATTAGGTTGGGGTTGGAACGGTGGTCGTCTGAATATTTCTAACGAGAAACGTCACACCGAAACCGACGGCGCACATGCCGATTACCGCTTTGGTGACGATGATAACAACATCAAGTTCGGCTTGGCCTACGATAAAGCTTCTCGCAAAATTGCCGGCTCTGACAACAGTGGCCGCTGGGAAGATGTTGTCTGCCGCGATGGCTTGGACGCAAGCGGCAACAGCCCTGCTACTGGCCGTAAAGCTTGTAACGGTTTGAACCCCAACTCACGTGTACCGCTTAGCCAATTAAGTTCATATCTCGCCAAAGGCCCAGGTTTTATCACCGTGCAGTTTGATAAATTCAAAGAGGCGACAAACTATTTCAACCTGCGCGATTCAGCACCCGAAGGTGGTGGCTCATCAACCGGCGCATCTACCGCGTTAATGGAAGAAACCACACAGGGCGCTTATTTGGAATTCAATACCATGACTGAAGTTGTCGGCCATGAGATGCATTTCAATGTAGGTGGCCGTTACATAGATACGGATCAAACAATCTCTGGCCCAGTAACCATTGCAGCCCAACCGGCAACGGCAACCACGCCAGCTATTCCTGAAAAACGTTTCTATGTTGCAGCGCCTGTGAACTATAACTTCCTGTTGCCATCGTTCAACGCCACTTTTAAAGCGACGGATGACATTGTTTTGCGCTTTGCAGCATCACGCACCATGACCCGCCCTAACCCAAGTGCGATGCTTCCGGGCACCAACTTCAGTGATCCTTCTGCTCAAAACGCAAGCTATGGTAACCCGGGGTTGTCTCCATACCTCTCCACCAACATCGACTTTGGCGGTGAGTGGTATACCGGTGATGAAGGTTATGTGGGCGCTACCTTCTTTGGTAAGCAAATGACCGGCTTCACCGTGAGCAATACCTTCAACGTTCCGTTTAGCCAACTGTTAGTGGGTATAGGTAGTACAGAAACTATTCCATTCAACAGTATTGGTGAAAGCCGACAAGCTGCAATTAATGCGCGTGGCGGACCAGACGTTGCACCGATTTTGGTAAGCCAGCAAGTAAATGCTCCTGGCAACCTTGAGATTGAAGGTGCTGAATTGACCTGGGTACAACCCTTGGACTTTTTGTTTAATGGCTTCGGCTTCAACGCTAACTACACCCACATTTATCAACGTGGTGAAGGTGCTGGCGCCCCTGCAAAAGCAATTGGCGTTTCACCGGAAACCTATAACTTCACCGCTTACTGGGAAGACTTTGGTGCATCTGTTCGTTTGACCTATGTATGGAACGACAAACAAACTTCATCGGGTCCTAACCAAAATGGTGTACTCGGTGCAGAACTCATGACAGATGCTCGCGGGCAGTTAGATCTTTCTACCAGCTACGAGTTTGCAGATGTTATGGGTAAACCAAAAGTGAGCTTCAGTGTTTCTAACATTACTAATGAACCACTGCGTATGACATTCGCATATGACAGCGCAACTTATAGCTCATTCAAAACCGGTTACATCGCAACACTCGGTGTTAACGCATCGTTCTAA
- a CDS encoding sulfite exporter TauE/SafE family protein — translation MIKTKQLGFIFMDFQYPYALAGLFVGFVVGLTGVGGGSLMTPILLYFGVSPANAVGTDLLYAAITKSGGIHVHNKKRNIDWHITLMLALGSVPAALLTLWALHSSGLDTATINKVIKKSLGWAMLFTALAILFKQKIMDYSHRNDVWITRMSRKQQDIATVIVGLIMGVIVTLTSIGAGALGTVALFLLYPLLPVVRLVGTEIAHAVPLTLVAGIGHASFGNVDWSLLVNLLIGSLPGIYLGSHLAHRAAEKYLRPALAMMMLYAGSKLAL, via the coding sequence ATGATTAAAACCAAACAATTAGGCTTTATTTTTATGGATTTTCAGTATCCCTACGCGCTTGCAGGTTTGTTCGTTGGTTTCGTGGTTGGTTTGACCGGTGTGGGCGGTGGCTCCTTGATGACCCCGATTTTGCTCTACTTTGGTGTCAGCCCTGCCAATGCGGTAGGCACAGATTTGCTTTATGCGGCCATCACCAAATCTGGCGGCATTCATGTACACAACAAAAAACGTAATATCGACTGGCACATCACCTTAATGCTGGCATTGGGAAGCGTACCGGCAGCTTTGTTAACCTTATGGGCACTTCATTCCAGTGGTTTGGATACTGCAACCATTAACAAGGTGATTAAGAAGTCCCTGGGCTGGGCAATGCTGTTTACTGCCCTGGCGATTTTGTTCAAACAAAAAATCATGGATTACAGCCACCGCAACGACGTGTGGATTACCCGCATGAGCCGCAAACAACAAGACATTGCAACGGTTATTGTAGGTTTAATCATGGGCGTAATTGTAACGCTCACGTCAATTGGCGCCGGTGCGTTAGGTACGGTTGCATTATTCCTGCTCTACCCACTCTTGCCTGTGGTGCGCTTGGTAGGAACTGAAATCGCACACGCCGTGCCGCTCACATTGGTTGCCGGTATTGGCCATGCGAGTTTTGGTAACGTTGATTGGAGCTTGCTGGTGAACTTATTGATTGGTTCATTACCCGGCATTTATTTAGGTAGCCATTTAGCGCACCGCGCTGCAGAAAAGTATTTACGCCCGGCATTGGCGATGATGATGCTTTATGCGGGAAGCAAACTAGCGCTTTAG
- a CDS encoding glycoside hydrolase family 53 protein has product MKKYLCPLLITMTSAFSVICFAQEITKPAPFFTGADLSYVNEMEDCGGTYSDRGKQKDPFEIFASYGTDIVRVRLWHNATWTKYSNLDDVAKTIKRAKAFNMRVLLDFHYSDTWTDPQRQEIPDAWKDIATTPELAKALYDYTQDTLQKLEAQGLTPNMVQVGNETNVEIMQPKDKTTGEHLNWERNAALLNSGIKAVRDFSQKNQKKIAIVLHIAQPENGLWWFPEATKHGITDFDVIGLSYYPQWSKFKVTATEGNPGVGDAIRELTQKQGKPVMVVETGYPWTMQNFDKADNVMWKDAVLPDYPATPNGQLDYLLALSKSIKAGGGIGLIYWEPAWISTKCKTQWGQGSHWENGAFFDAGRRNTTLPAFNFFREAKN; this is encoded by the coding sequence ATGAAAAAATATCTCTGCCCTCTTTTAATTACTATGACGAGTGCGTTCTCTGTCATTTGTTTTGCGCAAGAAATAACAAAGCCAGCACCATTTTTTACCGGTGCAGATTTATCTTACGTGAACGAAATGGAAGATTGCGGCGGCACTTATTCTGATCGAGGAAAACAAAAAGATCCTTTTGAAATTTTCGCCAGCTACGGTACCGATATTGTTCGTGTGCGCTTGTGGCACAACGCGACCTGGACGAAATACTCTAATCTTGACGATGTAGCCAAAACCATTAAACGCGCTAAAGCCTTCAATATGCGCGTGTTACTCGACTTCCATTATTCCGATACCTGGACCGACCCACAGCGCCAGGAAATTCCCGATGCATGGAAAGATATTGCCACCACACCGGAACTCGCCAAAGCGCTTTACGATTACACGCAAGACACTTTGCAAAAATTGGAGGCCCAAGGTTTAACGCCTAACATGGTGCAAGTGGGCAACGAAACCAATGTTGAAATCATGCAACCCAAAGATAAAACCACGGGCGAACATTTAAATTGGGAGCGCAATGCGGCTCTGCTTAATAGCGGCATAAAAGCAGTACGCGATTTCAGCCAAAAAAATCAAAAGAAAATTGCCATAGTGTTACACATCGCCCAACCGGAAAATGGTTTGTGGTGGTTTCCGGAAGCAACAAAACACGGCATTACTGATTTTGATGTAATCGGCCTTTCCTACTATCCACAATGGTCTAAATTTAAAGTTACTGCGACTGAAGGCAATCCCGGTGTTGGCGATGCCATTCGCGAATTAACTCAAAAACAAGGCAAACCAGTAATGGTCGTTGAAACAGGCTACCCCTGGACCATGCAAAACTTTGATAAAGCCGACAACGTCATGTGGAAAGATGCCGTATTGCCAGACTACCCGGCAACACCTAATGGCCAACTGGATTATTTGCTCGCACTCAGTAAAAGTATTAAAGCCGGTGGCGGTATAGGTTTAATTTATTGGGAACCGGCGTGGATTTCTACTAAATGCAAAACCCAATGGGGCCAAGGCTCGCATTGGGAAAACGGCGCGTTTTTTGATGCTGGCAGACGCAACACTACCTTGCCTGCGTTTAATTTTTTTAGGGAAGCGAAGAATTAA
- a CDS encoding helix-turn-helix domain-containing protein yields the protein MLKFYRNASILILALIMFTGALIYGGLVKSRLDVSLFPARDKSFIWTSSTAPKEPRGLTKLSLKDEVGTVEYEFMLDPSQQFPYVHYSFNFTDPVQPYRLVDLSKYRNISFKIVCDPKNVLIFTLFSFDDKVTDLNNPVTRRVSSKAFVCSNDWATVNIAFDEIFTPDWWLGQYHLQLGDTGYHQDKVMGFAWTNSLYTPSNTKIHVKIADVRLQGRDTGHLYVIGALVALIWVLSFVWLFRRYTTVLVEDLKEKLRQDQPLIAYKKLSIEPQKDKEKVAVLTFIATEYVNPDLSIEMVTNSLGINRAKINDILKEELGLTFSGYLNKLRLTEAARLLSESKEANVSEIAYAVGYNNVSYFNKLFKATYNCAPKTFKDFSLSEKA from the coding sequence ATGCTCAAGTTTTATCGAAATGCATCCATCTTAATTTTAGCCTTGATAATGTTTACGGGCGCATTGATCTATGGCGGGTTAGTTAAATCGCGACTGGATGTCTCACTATTTCCTGCGCGAGACAAAAGCTTTATATGGACCTCCTCAACCGCACCAAAAGAACCACGGGGGCTGACAAAACTTAGCCTGAAGGACGAGGTAGGAACAGTTGAATACGAGTTCATGTTGGATCCCTCTCAGCAGTTTCCTTACGTGCATTATTCGTTCAATTTCACCGATCCAGTTCAACCCTACAGACTGGTCGACCTCAGCAAATACCGCAATATTTCTTTCAAGATTGTTTGTGATCCAAAAAACGTATTGATTTTCACGCTATTCAGTTTTGACGATAAGGTCACTGATCTTAATAACCCAGTCACGCGTCGCGTATCTTCCAAAGCCTTCGTTTGTAGTAACGATTGGGCCACAGTCAACATCGCTTTCGATGAAATATTTACCCCGGACTGGTGGCTAGGACAATATCACCTCCAATTGGGCGATACCGGTTATCACCAGGATAAAGTCATGGGCTTCGCCTGGACAAATTCGCTCTACACCCCGTCCAACACCAAGATTCATGTGAAAATAGCGGACGTGAGACTGCAAGGCCGAGACACCGGGCACCTTTACGTGATAGGCGCGCTTGTAGCCCTTATTTGGGTATTAAGCTTCGTGTGGTTATTTCGCAGATATACCACGGTTTTGGTTGAAGACTTAAAAGAAAAGTTGCGACAAGACCAACCCCTCATCGCTTATAAAAAGCTTTCAATCGAACCGCAAAAAGATAAGGAGAAAGTTGCAGTATTGACTTTTATTGCCACTGAATACGTCAACCCTGACTTAAGTATTGAAATGGTGACTAATAGCCTGGGAATTAACAGAGCGAAAATCAACGACATTCTAAAAGAAGAACTAGGCCTGACCTTTAGCGGCTATCTCAATAAGTTGCGGCTCACTGAGGCGGCTCGCCTGCTGTCAGAGAGTAAAGAAGCAAACGTTTCCGAGATTGCTTACGCCGTGGGTTATAACAACGTTAGTTACTTTAATAAGCTTTTTAAAGCGACCTACAACTGCGCACCCAAGACTTTCAAAGACTTCAGCCTTTCAGAAAAGGCTTAA
- the nudK gene encoding GDP-mannose pyrophosphatase NudK has protein sequence MTIESTQDRIKIQKVEVLSDDWYILRKTTFEFKRNNGSWQTMSRETYDRGNGATILLYNRAKKTVILTRQFRFPAFVNNHSGMLIETCAGLLDKDDPETCIRKETEEETGFKVKNVTKVFEAFMSPGSVTEKLFFFVGEYFAEDKISSGGGKYAEGEDIEALEIPLDEAMQMIVRGEIMDGKTIMLLQYAKLNRLID, from the coding sequence ATGACAATAGAATCCACACAGGACCGTATCAAAATCCAAAAAGTAGAAGTGCTTTCTGATGACTGGTACATACTGCGCAAAACCACTTTTGAATTCAAACGCAATAACGGCAGCTGGCAAACCATGAGTCGAGAGACTTATGATCGCGGTAACGGCGCCACTATTTTGCTCTATAACCGAGCGAAAAAAACCGTGATACTGACCCGTCAATTTCGTTTTCCCGCGTTCGTTAATAATCATTCTGGAATGTTGATAGAAACTTGTGCGGGCTTGTTGGATAAAGACGACCCTGAAACCTGTATTCGCAAGGAGACGGAAGAGGAGACAGGTTTTAAAGTAAAGAATGTAACCAAAGTTTTTGAAGCTTTTATGAGCCCAGGTTCGGTTACCGAAAAATTATTTTTCTTTGTGGGCGAATATTTCGCGGAAGATAAAATCAGTAGCGGCGGTGGAAAATATGCAGAAGGAGAAGATATAGAGGCGCTGGAAATTCCGCTGGATGAGGCTATGCAAATGATTGTGCGCGGCGAGATTATGGATGGCAAAACGATTATGCTCTTGCAATACGCAAAGCTGAATCGGTTGATTGATTAA